Proteins encoded by one window of Cylindrospermum stagnale PCC 7417:
- a CDS encoding endonuclease domain-containing protein, translating to MTPDKNLTPNTLSNSSPPSSLAGRGLGGGVPGYPWQASPELWEKLKPLARQMRRESTPAESLLWQKLKNKQILGFKFRRQHVIDRFIVDFYCNEARLIIEVDGGIHDYTQAEDGIRQEFLEGLGLRVVRFRNEDILEGIEGVLEVITGWLQI from the coding sequence ATGACGCCAGATAAAAACTTAACACCAAACACTCTTTCAAACTCCAGTCCCCCCTCATCGCTTGCGGGGAGGGGGCTAGGGGGTGGGGTTCCGGGGTATCCTTGGCAAGCTTCACCTGAACTCTGGGAGAAACTCAAGCCATTAGCGCGACAGATGCGGCGTGAATCTACCCCAGCAGAAAGCCTACTTTGGCAGAAGTTGAAAAATAAGCAAATTTTGGGTTTTAAGTTTCGCCGTCAGCACGTAATTGACCGTTTCATTGTTGATTTTTATTGTAATGAAGCGCGGTTAATTATAGAAGTAGACGGAGGAATTCACGACTATACCCAGGCAGAAGATGGAATTCGTCAGGAGTTTTTAGAAGGTTTGGGGTTGCGGGTAGTGCGGTTTAGAAATGAGGATATTTTAGAGGGGATTGAGGGGGTTTTGGAGGTGATTACGGGTTGGTTGCAAATATAG
- the smc gene encoding chromosome segregation protein SMC, whose product MVYVKRVELTNFKSFGGTTSVPLLPGCTVISGPNGSGKSNILDALLFCLGLASSKGMRADRLPDLVNNAQKPKGRASIEASVTVTFDISDVSRQGAEAQREEVEEAEEEEDLKSKIQNPKSAEWSVTRKLRVTHQGTYTSNYYINGVACTLTELHEELETLRVYPEGYNVVLQGDVTSIISMNARERREIIDELAGVATYDRKIVQAKSTLDEVKEREDSCRIIETELTVQRDRLSQDRAKAEKYQKLRTEFQHKQSWEAVLSWRSLQSQQEKLVAQIQNGDRNFAELTTQLATLNLAITQKTAELEQLNAHVKALGEEELLAVQSTLATQEAERKQLQRQQKELETALQETARRLAQTQQEIQLHQLSLAQAAQQQIVETANVSSLQQQRNEAQQAIEASRAAAAEIASASEAWVQQQTALNRQIETLLQTLEPQRTEQAQLQERNHQLQQLIQEQTQLIATLEPQLVEKQADCSRMETEFNASSEPIQALAQNLSATEQELQIQQETQKRLLQEQREKQRTLDKIEAQTQAQQEVQGTQASKVILQSGMPGLCGLVVQLGKVEPRYQLALEISAGGRLGHIVVEDDSIAAAGIELLKQKRAGRATFLPLNKVHAPKFTQDATLRYASGFVNYAVNLVECDRRFQDVFSYVFGSTVVFTNLEQARKNIGLYRIVTLDGELLETSGAMTGGSNTQRSALRFGTGEATESEETMALKTRLADIERVLERCSEAIATLSTRTKTLTQELAETRQKRREQQLQLEQLQKDIKTLTAQLEGTRSQFAQNSEKFATSQTRLEVLLRELPGQETQLQELRHTLAELEASQTPSEWQQIQGVIRNQEQQLQQRETALREAEQRLKNLENQQQRLQEKIQEGETRVAEYQQSAATGNRQQATVNNQLAELNNQITATQASLREKELNLGEEKQKRDATEQELRSHLLRQQQLQWELEKLQETQVKRREELGTLQTQLRDLGAELPSPLPEVPDKVDLEELQKELRSLAKRLQAMEPVNMLALEEYERTQNRLQELTDKLQTLEAERTELLLRIENFTTLRQRAFKEAFDAVNENFQSIFAILSDGDGYLQLDNPEDPFNSGLNLVAHPKGKPVQRLASMSGGEKSLTALSFIFALQRYRPSPFYAFDEVDMFLDGANVERLARMIKQQAQQAQFIVVSLRRPMIESAERTIGVTQARGAYTQVLGIKLKSSNASA is encoded by the coding sequence ATGGTGTACGTCAAGCGCGTTGAACTCACCAACTTCAAATCCTTCGGCGGTACTACTTCAGTCCCTTTGCTACCGGGGTGTACTGTCATATCTGGGCCGAATGGTTCGGGTAAATCGAATATTCTCGATGCGCTGCTGTTTTGCCTTGGACTCGCTAGTTCTAAGGGGATGCGGGCCGATCGCTTGCCGGATTTGGTAAATAACGCTCAAAAGCCCAAGGGGCGGGCTTCTATCGAGGCTAGCGTGACGGTGACGTTTGATATTTCGGATGTCTCACGCCAAGGCGCAGAGGCGCAAAGGGAAGAGGTAGAGGAAGCAGAGGAGGAGGAAGATTTAAAATCCAAAATCCAAAATCCAAAATCGGCTGAGTGGAGTGTGACTCGAAAGTTGCGGGTGACTCATCAAGGGACTTATACGTCGAATTATTATATTAATGGTGTTGCTTGCACGTTGACGGAGTTGCATGAGGAGTTGGAGACGCTGCGGGTTTATCCTGAAGGCTATAACGTGGTGCTGCAAGGGGATGTGACGAGTATTATCTCGATGAATGCGCGGGAGAGGCGGGAAATTATTGATGAGTTGGCGGGGGTGGCGACTTACGATCGCAAAATCGTCCAAGCTAAGTCTACTTTGGATGAGGTGAAGGAAAGGGAAGATAGTTGTCGGATTATCGAAACTGAATTAACTGTACAGCGCGATCGCCTTTCTCAAGACCGGGCGAAGGCGGAAAAATATCAAAAACTCCGCACGGAATTTCAGCACAAGCAATCTTGGGAAGCTGTTCTCTCCTGGCGTTCTCTGCAATCACAGCAAGAAAAGTTGGTGGCGCAAATTCAAAATGGCGATCGCAATTTTGCCGAACTCACTACCCAACTCGCTACCCTCAATTTAGCAATTACCCAAAAAACCGCTGAACTTGAACAACTTAACGCCCATGTTAAAGCATTGGGAGAAGAGGAACTTTTGGCGGTACAGTCTACCCTCGCAACCCAAGAAGCGGAACGTAAGCAACTCCAGCGTCAGCAAAAGGAATTAGAAACAGCTTTGCAAGAAACTGCACGGCGTCTGGCGCAAACTCAGCAAGAAATTCAACTTCATCAGCTTTCTCTCGCACAAGCTGCACAACAACAAATTGTCGAAACCGCAAATGTTTCTTCTCTCCAGCAACAACGGAATGAGGCACAGCAAGCAATAGAGGCTTCTCGCGCCGCCGCAGCAGAAATCGCTTCGGCGTCGGAAGCATGGGTGCAGCAACAAACGGCATTAAACCGCCAAATTGAAACTTTGTTGCAAACTCTCGAACCCCAACGCACTGAGCAAGCCCAGCTTCAGGAACGCAATCACCAATTACAGCAACTCATTCAAGAGCAAACTCAGCTAATTGCTACTTTAGAACCGCAATTAGTCGAAAAGCAAGCTGATTGCAGTCGGATGGAAACGGAATTTAACGCCTCTAGCGAACCGATTCAAGCTTTAGCTCAAAATCTCTCAGCGACAGAACAAGAGTTGCAAATCCAGCAAGAAACCCAAAAGCGACTGTTGCAAGAACAGCGGGAAAAACAACGCACTTTAGATAAAATTGAGGCACAGACCCAGGCACAGCAAGAAGTCCAAGGTACTCAAGCGAGTAAGGTGATTTTGCAATCGGGTATGCCTGGGCTTTGTGGGTTGGTTGTGCAGTTGGGGAAGGTGGAACCCCGTTATCAGCTAGCTTTGGAAATTTCTGCTGGTGGACGTTTGGGACATATTGTGGTGGAAGATGACAGTATCGCCGCCGCTGGGATTGAATTGCTGAAACAAAAACGCGCCGGAAGAGCAACTTTTTTACCGCTAAATAAAGTTCATGCGCCGAAATTTACCCAAGATGCCACCCTGCGTTACGCTAGCGGCTTTGTTAATTATGCTGTGAATTTAGTTGAGTGCGATCGCCGTTTTCAAGATGTTTTCAGCTATGTTTTCGGCAGCACGGTGGTATTTACCAATCTCGAACAGGCGCGGAAAAACATCGGACTTTATCGCATTGTTACCCTAGATGGGGAATTGCTGGAAACTAGCGGTGCAATGACTGGGGGAAGTAATACCCAGCGTTCGGCGTTGCGGTTTGGCACAGGAGAAGCGACGGAATCTGAAGAAACAATGGCTTTAAAAACCCGTTTGGCGGATATTGAGCGGGTTTTAGAACGTTGTAGTGAAGCGATCGCCACTTTATCCACCCGTACCAAAACCTTAACACAGGAACTCGCAGAAACTCGTCAAAAACGGCGAGAACAGCAGTTGCAGTTGGAACAGTTGCAAAAAGACATTAAAACTTTAACAGCACAATTAGAGGGGACGCGATCGCAATTCGCCCAAAACAGCGAAAAATTCGCCACTTCTCAAACTCGCCTCGAAGTTTTATTGCGGGAATTACCAGGGCAAGAAACTCAACTGCAAGAATTACGACACACCTTAGCAGAGTTAGAAGCCTCCCAAACCCCTAGTGAATGGCAACAAATCCAGGGGGTAATTAGGAATCAAGAGCAACAATTGCAACAACGGGAAACCGCCTTAAGGGAAGCAGAGCAAAGATTAAAAAATCTAGAAAATCAGCAACAGCGGTTACAAGAGAAAATTCAAGAAGGAGAAACGCGGGTTGCAGAATATCAACAGTCAGCAGCAACAGGCAACAGGCAACAGGCAACAGTCAACAACCAATTAGCAGAACTGAATAATCAAATTACCGCAACTCAGGCATCTTTGCGAGAAAAGGAACTGAATTTAGGGGAAGAAAAGCAAAAACGGGATGCTACAGAACAGGAATTGCGATCGCATCTGTTGCGGCAGCAGCAATTACAATGGGAACTGGAAAAGCTCCAAGAAACCCAGGTGAAGCGGCGGGAAGAACTAGGAACTCTACAAACCCAATTGCGGGATTTAGGAGCTGAATTACCCAGCCCCCTGCCAGAAGTTCCTGATAAAGTAGATTTAGAGGAATTGCAGAAAGAATTGCGATCGCTTGCCAAACGCTTGCAGGCAATGGAACCCGTAAATATGCTGGCTTTGGAAGAATACGAACGTACCCAAAACCGCCTCCAAGAACTTACAGATAAATTGCAGACATTAGAAGCAGAGCGCACCGAACTACTTTTACGGATTGAAAACTTTACTACCCTACGTCAACGCGCCTTTAAAGAAGCTTTTGATGCTGTCAACGAAAACTTTCAATCAATTTTCGCTATCCTTTCCGACGGTGACGGCTATCTACAACTCGATAATCCAGAAGATCCCTTTAACAGTGGACTGAACTTAGTTGCCCATCCCAAAGGTAAACCAGTACAGCGTCTAGCTTCGATGTCCGGGGGCGAAAAATCCCTCACCGCCTTAAGTTTTATCTTTGCGCTGCAACGCTACCGCCCATCACCATTTTATGCATTTGACGAAGTTGATATGTTTTTAGACGGGGCAAACGTGGAACGATTAGCTAGAATGATTAAACAACAGGCACAACAAGCACAGTTTATTGTTGTGAGTTTGCGTCGTCCGATGATAGAATCAGCCGAACGCACAATTGGTGTTACTCAAGCACGAGGAGCTTATACCCAAGTTTTGGGAATAAAATTAAAATCTTCCAATGCATCGGCTTGA
- a CDS encoding tetratricopeptide repeat protein translates to MDWINLLRSLQSDFIKRFSSGCLIHSETEGEYSELTIISGERLKALREFCWQMAEKYKRTSPVRGVFINNLKGKLGEEVVKQRLGNFITEVDYEKKFGGDGKIDFTLTANSSIGIEVKSRHGNIDKVRWSVSSEEVEKNAVVVCILIQEEVNEAQPKYHLLLAGFLPTQMIKLRTGKISFGINQLLYGGGLLCYLEQLQASTKSHTLKQNNPSYQHTPKLELPHQVPKNQLIIADREKQNTDLNILYRKLGDEFLEKGNYVSAITNYSQILQVNIHDFKVYNKRGFAYYKLGDYAAAIADYNQAIRINPHAAVAYKNRAEVLFQIGDHQGAIEDYTQAIKINPHYAIADKHGGIPAYLLAKKQEVVSAMNIEPDLEDYEAAIADCTQAIQVNSHDADAYYNRGNAHFELGDNQGAIDDFQKAADLYWKEGKLEKHKDTRARIVDLEIEASLDILNF, encoded by the coding sequence ATGGACTGGATTAACCTACTGCGATCGCTACAGTCTGACTTTATTAAAAGATTCAGTTCTGGTTGTCTGATTCATTCTGAAACAGAAGGTGAATATAGTGAATTAACTATAATTTCTGGAGAAAGGTTAAAGGCTTTACGGGAATTTTGCTGGCAGATGGCTGAAAAATATAAGCGCACTTCGCCAGTCCGGGGGGTTTTTATCAATAATCTTAAAGGCAAGTTAGGTGAAGAAGTTGTCAAACAACGTTTAGGTAATTTTATTACTGAAGTAGATTACGAAAAAAAATTCGGCGGCGATGGCAAAATTGATTTTACTCTGACTGCTAACTCTTCAATTGGTATTGAGGTGAAATCTCGTCACGGCAATATTGATAAAGTTAGATGGTCAGTTAGTTCCGAAGAGGTAGAAAAAAATGCCGTTGTCGTCTGCATTTTGATTCAAGAAGAGGTGAATGAGGCACAACCTAAATATCACCTGTTATTGGCTGGCTTTCTCCCTACCCAGATGATTAAGTTGAGAACTGGTAAAATTTCCTTTGGGATAAATCAATTGTTGTATGGTGGGGGTTTATTATGCTATCTAGAACAGTTGCAAGCTTCTACAAAATCTCATACTCTTAAGCAGAATAACCCAAGTTATCAACATACACCTAAGTTAGAACTCCCGCATCAAGTACCCAAGAATCAGTTAATAATTGCTGATAGAGAAAAACAAAATACAGACTTAAATATACTTTATAGAAAATTAGGTGATGAGTTTTTAGAAAAAGGCAATTATGTATCTGCTATTACTAATTATAGCCAAATATTACAAGTTAATATTCATGATTTTAAGGTTTATAATAAACGAGGTTTTGCTTATTATAAATTAGGAGATTACGCAGCAGCAATTGCAGATTACAATCAGGCAATTAGGATTAATCCTCATGCTGCTGTTGCTTATAAAAACCGTGCTGAAGTTCTTTTTCAGATAGGAGATCATCAGGGTGCAATTGAGGATTATACTCAGGCGATCAAAATTAATCCCCATTATGCTATTGCTGACAAACACGGAGGAATTCCTGCTTATTTATTAGCAAAAAAACAAGAAGTTGTGTCAGCAATGAATATTGAGCCGGATTTAGAAGATTACGAAGCCGCGATTGCAGATTGCACTCAGGCAATACAGGTTAATTCTCATGATGCTGATGCTTATTACAATCGTGGTAATGCTCATTTTGAACTAGGAGATAATCAGGGAGCAATTGATGATTTTCAAAAGGCAGCAGACCTCTATTGGAAAGAGGGAAAGCTAGAAAAACATAAAGATACGCGAGCAAGAATTGTAGATTTAGAAATAGAAGCATCATTAGATATTTTAAATTTCTAA
- a CDS encoding SH3 domain-containing protein encodes MTANLIIGLAASFLGISINSNIANQIVLAKSIKPQTCNIFAYVTDKDPQGLNVRSGASNRNKILGTVPTNETVNIIAVLGSWVQITNASDGFKGTGWVSVPKLGISTRGYGTNGVNLYTKANQQSQKVTRIPPDVSVKLLGCQKDWARVEYQGIKGWLKREDQCGAALTSCS; translated from the coding sequence ATGACAGCAAATTTAATAATAGGATTAGCAGCAAGTTTTCTAGGGATAAGTATTAATAGCAATATCGCTAATCAAATAGTTTTAGCTAAATCGATTAAACCCCAAACTTGCAATATTTTTGCCTACGTCACAGACAAAGATCCCCAAGGTTTAAATGTGCGGAGTGGTGCAAGTAACAGGAACAAAATTTTAGGGACAGTACCCACCAATGAAACAGTTAATATTATCGCTGTTTTGGGAAGTTGGGTACAGATTACTAATGCTAGTGATGGGTTTAAAGGAACTGGTTGGGTGTCTGTACCCAAGTTAGGTATATCAACGCGTGGCTATGGTACTAATGGCGTGAATCTTTACACAAAAGCTAATCAGCAAAGCCAAAAAGTAACGCGAATTCCCCCTGATGTGAGTGTCAAATTGTTAGGCTGTCAGAAAGATTGGGCACGGGTGGAATATCAAGGTATTAAGGGTTGGTTGAAAAGAGAAGATCAATGTGGTGCTGCGCTTACTAGTTGTTCTTGA
- a CDS encoding tetratricopeptide repeat protein — MDWIYLLRAQQADFIERLKSGCLFHCTTEGQHSELTVISGDKKLNQLQSFCRSMEQKYQENDPKCLFINNMKGKLGEEVVKTRLGNLVSEVDYKIKIGGDGKIDFTLMADPSVGIQVKTRYSNISNINTVAWTIKQEEIRKNAVLVCILTQEKVIEDQTQYHLIQAGFLPTEMITNDQVLVKMDELLYCGGLQSYLNNISSTDKKGQKENKLHTYIFNILSKSFANFSTGIDHLKPGKYEKAIEKFNEVIRLTPGMISAYSMRAFSQQYRQNYVGAIEDYTQALQKIRFLEARYFYSRGVLFAHMNENEKALADFQKAADFFKEQGQQTEYKKIELLLTKLQQ, encoded by the coding sequence ATGGACTGGATATATTTACTTAGGGCGCAACAGGCTGATTTTATTGAAAGGCTTAAATCTGGTTGTCTCTTTCATTGTACAACAGAAGGCCAACACAGTGAATTGACAGTTATTTCCGGCGATAAGAAGTTAAATCAATTACAATCTTTTTGCCGGAGTATGGAACAGAAGTATCAAGAAAATGACCCAAAATGTCTCTTCATCAATAATATGAAGGGAAAGCTTGGTGAGGAAGTTGTCAAAACACGTTTAGGAAATCTAGTTTCTGAGGTAGATTATAAAATTAAAATTGGTGGTGATGGGAAAATTGATTTTACATTAATGGCTGACCCATCTGTTGGTATTCAAGTTAAAACTCGTTATAGCAATATTAGCAATATTAATACAGTTGCCTGGACAATTAAACAAGAAGAAATTAGGAAAAATGCCGTTCTAGTTTGCATTTTAACTCAAGAGAAAGTAATTGAAGATCAAACACAGTATCACTTAATACAAGCAGGTTTCTTGCCGACTGAAATGATTACTAATGATCAAGTTTTAGTTAAGATGGATGAATTACTATATTGTGGTGGATTACAAAGTTATTTAAATAATATATCTTCCACCGATAAAAAGGGGCAAAAAGAGAATAAATTACATACTTATATCTTCAACATTTTAAGTAAATCCTTTGCCAACTTTAGTACAGGTATTGACCATTTGAAACCTGGAAAATATGAAAAAGCGATTGAAAAATTTAATGAAGTTATTCGTCTTACTCCTGGAATGATTTCAGCTTATAGTATGCGGGCATTTTCTCAGCAATATCGCCAAAACTATGTAGGAGCAATTGAAGATTATACGCAAGCACTTCAAAAAATTCGTTTTTTAGAAGCACGCTATTTTTATTCTCGTGGTGTTCTTTTTGCTCATATGAACGAAAACGAAAAAGCGCTTGCAGATTTTCAGAAAGCCGCAGATTTTTTTAAAGAGCAAGGTCAGCAAACAGAGTATAAAAAAATAGAACTGTTGCTTACAAAGCTTCAGCAATAG
- a CDS encoding PRC-barrel domain-containing protein: MTSEQIVRRSDILNTQVITRDNGKRLGIISQVWVDIDQREVVALSLRDSLISISGLPRYMYLNSINQIGDVILVDNEDVIEDVEVEALSNLVNWEVITETGEVLGKVRGFKFNGENGKIYSIVIASLGLPQIPDQFLSTYELSVDEIVSTGPNRLIVFEGAEERVNQLTVGILERLGIGKPPWERDAEEEYGYSAPRTIATPNQLPSGVPLQPPKPKVRAPEPVAREEEEWNEDYLEEERPQRQVMRARQYESIQYEEDEEDNWSEATGRDKYQQPPKFEPQPYNKPYAEEYDDYDDLEGDAWEDAPKPVNIPRKLTEKQPEYEEEGGY; this comes from the coding sequence ATGACCTCTGAACAGATAGTTAGGCGTTCCGACATATTGAACACCCAGGTGATCACCCGCGACAACGGCAAGCGGTTAGGTATCATCAGTCAAGTCTGGGTTGATATTGATCAGCGAGAGGTTGTGGCTCTTAGTTTGCGAGACAGCCTGATCTCTATTTCTGGTCTGCCCCGTTATATGTACCTCAATAGCATCAACCAAATTGGTGACGTTATCTTAGTTGATAACGAAGATGTGATTGAAGATGTTGAAGTTGAGGCTCTCAGCAACCTGGTTAACTGGGAAGTGATTACAGAAACAGGTGAAGTTTTAGGCAAAGTGCGGGGCTTCAAGTTCAATGGCGAAAACGGCAAAATTTACTCCATCGTCATCGCTTCTTTGGGATTGCCCCAAATCCCCGATCAATTTTTGAGTACTTACGAGTTATCAGTAGACGAAATCGTCAGTACTGGACCCAACAGATTGATTGTATTTGAGGGAGCCGAAGAACGGGTGAACCAATTGACAGTCGGTATCTTGGAACGCCTGGGTATCGGTAAACCACCGTGGGAAAGAGATGCCGAAGAAGAATATGGCTATAGTGCTCCCCGGACAATTGCCACACCAAATCAGCTGCCAAGTGGAGTGCCGTTACAGCCACCAAAGCCAAAAGTTCGCGCCCCCGAACCCGTAGCACGGGAGGAAGAAGAATGGAATGAAGATTATTTGGAAGAAGAAAGACCCCAGCGTCAGGTAATGAGGGCGCGACAGTACGAATCGATTCAATACGAAGAAGACGAAGAAGATAACTGGAGTGAGGCCACAGGTAGGGATAAGTATCAACAACCGCCAAAATTTGAACCCCAACCCTACAACAAGCCTTACGCCGAAGAATACGACGATTATGACGACTTAGAAGGCGATGCTTGGGAGGATGCACCAAAGCCAGTGAATATTCCCAGGAAACTGACAGAAAAACAGCCAGAATACGAAGAAGAAGGCGGATATTAG
- a CDS encoding UbiD family decarboxylase: MARDLRGFIKILEERGQLRRISALVDPELEIAEISNRMLQKGGPGLLFENVKGASFPVAVNLMGTVERICWAMNMQRPEELETLGKKLSMLQQPKPPKKISQAIDFGKVLFDVVKAKPGRDFFPACQQVVLQGNELDLNKLPLIRPYIGDAGRIITLGLVITKDCETGTPNVGVYRLQLQSPKTMTVHWLSVRGGARHLRKAQERGKKLEVAIALGVDPLIIMAAATPIPVDLSEWLFAGLYGGSGVQLAKCKTVDLEVPADSEFVLEGTITPGEVLPDGPFGDHMGYYGGVEDSPLICFQCMTHRKNPIYLTTFSGRPPKEEAMMAIALNRIYTPILRQQVSEIVDFFLPMEALSYKAAIISIDKAYPGQARRAALAFWSALPQFTYTKFVIVVDKDINIRDPRQVVWAISSKVDPTRDVFILPNTPFDTLDFASEKLGLGGRMGIDATTKIPPETEHEWGLPLESDPDVAAMVEKRWAEYGLADLKLGEVDPNLFGYDMK, encoded by the coding sequence ATGGCGAGAGATTTACGGGGATTCATTAAAATTCTGGAAGAAAGAGGACAATTACGGCGAATTTCCGCTTTAGTTGACCCGGAATTAGAGATTGCGGAGATTTCCAACCGGATGCTGCAAAAGGGTGGACCAGGGTTGTTGTTTGAAAATGTCAAAGGTGCTTCCTTCCCGGTGGCTGTGAATTTGATGGGTACCGTGGAAAGGATTTGCTGGGCGATGAATATGCAGCGTCCAGAGGAGTTGGAGACTTTGGGGAAAAAGCTGAGTATGCTGCAACAGCCAAAACCGCCGAAGAAGATTTCTCAGGCGATAGATTTTGGTAAAGTGCTGTTTGATGTGGTGAAGGCGAAACCGGGACGGGACTTTTTCCCCGCTTGTCAGCAAGTGGTGCTTCAAGGCAATGAGTTAGATTTAAATAAGTTGCCTTTGATACGTCCTTATATTGGTGATGCTGGCAGGATTATTACGTTGGGGCTGGTGATTACTAAGGATTGTGAGACTGGTACGCCAAACGTTGGTGTGTATCGCTTGCAACTGCAATCTCCGAAGACGATGACAGTTCATTGGTTATCAGTGCGGGGTGGGGCGAGACATTTGCGGAAAGCTCAAGAACGTGGGAAAAAATTAGAAGTGGCGATCGCACTTGGCGTTGACCCTTTAATCATTATGGCAGCTGCCACACCGATTCCGGTAGACTTGTCAGAATGGCTATTCGCGGGGCTTTACGGCGGTTCTGGGGTGCAGTTAGCCAAGTGTAAAACCGTAGATTTGGAAGTTCCCGCAGATTCAGAATTTGTGTTGGAAGGAACGATTACACCAGGAGAAGTTTTACCAGACGGGCCCTTTGGTGACCACATGGGTTATTACGGCGGCGTTGAGGATTCGCCCTTAATTTGCTTCCAGTGTATGACACACCGCAAAAATCCGATTTATCTCACCACATTCAGCGGTCGTCCACCCAAAGAAGAAGCGATGATGGCGATCGCATTAAATCGCATCTATACCCCCATCCTACGGCAACAAGTATCCGAAATTGTCGATTTCTTCTTACCAATGGAAGCTTTGAGTTACAAAGCGGCGATTATTTCCATTGATAAAGCATATCCCGGACAAGCGCGACGGGCAGCTTTGGCGTTTTGGAGTGCCTTACCCCAATTCACATACACCAAGTTTGTGATTGTCGTAGATAAAGACATAAATATTCGTGATCCGCGTCAAGTAGTGTGGGCGATTAGTTCCAAAGTTGACCCCACGCGGGATGTATTTATCTTACCAAATACCCCCTTTGACACCTTAGATTTTGCCAGTGAAAAACTGGGTTTAGGTGGACGCATGGGAATAGATGCAACAACAAAAATTCCCCCAGAAACTGAACACGAATGGGGTTTACCCCTAGAGTCAGATCCCGACGTGGCGGCGATGGTTGAAAAGCGATGGGCCGAGTATGGTCTAGCAGATTTGAAATTAGGAGAAGTTGACCCGAATTTGTTCGGTTACGATATGAAATAG